In Hypanus sabinus isolate sHypSab1 chromosome 25, sHypSab1.hap1, whole genome shotgun sequence, the genomic stretch ttccagggggatattagaggaaggttttgtttttactcagagagtggttggtgcgtggaatgcactgcctgagtcaatggtggaggcagatacactagtgagatttaagagactactagacaggtatatgggaggcagggtttaagggtcgacacaacattgtgggctgaagggcctgtactgtgctgtatgtaCTATGTTCTAAAATTATAACTACACTCACTCACCCATCATTGAAATacttccacaaccaatgatctcactttaaggactctttatcttgttatctcatgttctcattacttaataagatttattaatatttgcattcacacagtttgtcatcttttgcactctggttcatctttcattgatcctgttatagttctagtctataaatttgctgagtatgcccacaggaaaatgaatctcaggattgtacatggtgacatacatagtatatatttacacacatatataatttatttattttgataatgACATTTACTTTGCTAATCAAAGTTCAACTACTTCTTAAGCATCAGAAGATGAAATGCAAGAAGTACTAAAGTGGCTTTACCTCTAGATTGTTTTAAGTTTCCTGTTGAAAGCAAAGGCAAATCCTTTTTAGGAAACTCATAGGGCTTTGATGAAGATAATGAATGCACATTCCCTTTTCTATTAAAAGCAGAAGGAAGCTTTAAGCCTGATGGCCTGGGAAGTTCTGACTGCTGCAAAAATAAAAGATTAATTTGTTTATCTCATTAATGAAGACAGAAAAGGACTACGCTATGCTCTTTACAATCAGTGTAGCAAAGCACAGTGTTACATTAATACAAGCATTTAGTGAGGAATAGCCAATCTGCTCTTATGATTAAGTAAATTATGTGCAAACAACATTTCTCATTGCAAGACAGGTGAAAAATCTGACAGGGCTTATTACTTTAGCAGTTCCACTGATAAGAATATTGCATTCTCAAGTCTGTCCAATCAAAAGTATTGTTCAAAACTAATAGTGAAATATAGCACCTTCTTAACAGCAGCTTGCTTGCTGTTTGTAGATAGGTTACCTTCCTTTGTTCTCACGGGTTTGTCAGAGGTCATTTGTTCAGACTCACTGGGTGACTCAAGTCTGCAGATAGTGGTTTGTAGTCCTTCATCAGGATGTGCTTGTGTGCTCTCACTGACCAGACAGTTTTCACTTGTATCCTGAATATCCACAGAAGGAAGAAGAGCTTTATTTGGGCTATCTAACACAAAGTAAGTATCTCTCCTTGGGCTTCGAGGGCTTTTTTTCCATGTTCTTTCATCTTGCAAAAGTCTGATTTTGGCTTTGGCgtctttttctaattttggtcGGTCACCACAGCTTCTGATCTCTTTCCCCTGCCTTCGGGCATTTTCCTTTTCCTTCAAAGCGCATTTTTCAAATTGATTTGCCAGCCTGTTTGCTTCTTTCACTATTTCTGCCAGCTTCTCTGCACTTAGGGGACTCCACTTCAGCACGCCTTCATTCATCTTCTGATGGTTTCCATTATTACTGTTCACATCAACTCCCACAGCAAGACACCTTTCAGACCGCCTGACTGGACCAAAGgcttcttcagcatcattttcaagtAATGATTCTTGGCtgtagaaaaagaaaacaaaaaataacTGATGATAGGTCAAATCATATCAGCCTGAGCAATTTACCTCAACAGGAACTGAAAACATCCTTCATCCCCACACAGAAACAAAATTCGAATACCCAATTCCTTAATGAATTAAAAATAATTCAAACGAAAGAGATGTCTATACATGTACAAAAGAATGACTACCAATAAAACAAGGCAAGGAAatgaaaaaacaaacaaaataaaaagtggaaaaaattgaGCAAAATCTGAAAGTAGTAAATCTACAGATAtgtaataattataataatattCTACCACACCTCAGGCAGCGTGAGCCGTTTCTTTTTAGTATTTTGTCTGTTTTGCAAGGCTGAATTATtaactcaatgctcaacccaacaTGGATGGAAAGTGCAAGGAGCCGGTTGGATTAAAATCCAGGACCACTCACCCCAAGTCTGGCATAAACgacactacaccaccagcctgcTATGTATTAATTAGCAACCCTATTTTCCTTTATACATTTTCAGATCTACCTGATGTAGTTTCTTACATACTTATTCTATTTATAATCAAATAAACATTAAGGTAGTTTATAATTAATGTGCCTAGGCAGCAAAAATTTATACCCATTGCCCCCATCCTTGATTAGTTATAGTGACCCGTGTTAGAAAGTGACTATTACCTCTGGATCAGAGGTGCAGATGACTAACATACCCATGGTTCTACTATTCTGGCACTTGCAAGCCAtttgtctagagaaggtaattttTCTTTTATATCACAGTTGCATTTTCAATGAAAGGAAATACAGGAGGAGGAAGACAGTGACGCAAGTCGACCTTCCACAGCACCATTCAAAAATGTTTCCAGGAAAGGACACAATGCCCAGGGAAAATGTTTGACTTGCAGAAACTGCATAATGATGGAAAGACTTCTTTCTTCATAATAAAAATCATGACTGAACGCACATTTTCACATGCATGTGTGCTCTTCCAATTTGTAAATTAGAAATAGTTGTCGTCTAATTATGAGTAAATGTGTAGCTACCCACTGAAACAAAAAGACGTGCACTGCACAGAAGACTGGAGGAGAACAATTTCTATGGTAACTAAAGCAAGAAGTATTTTCACAGCAAATCTAGTTTGATTCAAATACAAAGTGATCTACCTTCAGGCAAAAGTTTGCTCCCAAACCAATAAAGTGCACCAACAATATACTTGCCATTTAATAATTAATTGCTTATGGTACATCTACTTGTCAAAGCCACCTTACCTTTCTGCTGGAAAACTAATTCCAAAGTCGAATGTTTCTTCAGTTATGAAAGCAACACCTAACAGTAAAAGAAAATAACCAATTGAAATAATACCACAGGAGATTCAGAATTTGCTTGGAAATCAGGGCAAATGTGAGAACATTAGACGAAGGAAAAAACCCTCAAATTTAAGGAATCCATACACAAACACCCTCATCTGTAGGTTTCCCAATTAACACATTATTCTGATTTGGAACTATGTTGATGATGCTTCAGCACCCCAAGATCTGAATCCtgacaattccccccccccctcccaacaACAGTTTGGGACTACCATCACCAGAAAAACGCAACGTCTCAAGGTAGCAGCTCAGCACCTCCACTTAAGAGCATTTAGAGATGGGTTATAAAAACTGGTCTTGCCAGTACAACCCAcatattgtaattttttaaaagATCTAACAGTAAAAAATTGCAGTGACCCTGACACAGATGATTAAATATCCTTGGCCATGGGGGAGGTGAGGATGACCAACACCGTTCAAGTAGGGCTCTGAGAAAATGCCAGGAAAATATAGATCTGTGAGCTCAACATCAGTCATGGGTAAGTTATTGAAAGATCTGCAAATAGACAGGATATATGTACTTGCATATACAgggcctgattagggatagtcaacacaactttgtgcatggtgggtcatgtctaaccaataggttttttttccaaaaaaaaaaaggaaaggtggTGGACATTGTTCAAGGCTTTGTTAAAGTCCACACAGATAAAGTCCTACATGGGCAGCTGGTCCAGAAGGTCAAGTTACTCAGCAATCAGGAAGAAATGGGCAACTGGATCCAATGCAGGCTCAGCAGGAGAGATCAGAGGGTGCTAGTGGATGGTTCTCTTTCAGACTAGAGGCCAGTGACTATTAGTGTACTGTAGGAATTAGTGATATGTCCATTGTTGTTTGACAtctatattaataatttagaaGATAATGTAAACTGGATCAGCGAATCTGAAGATGACATTTAGGAAGGTTATCAAAACTTGCAGCATGATCTGGACAAGCTGGATAAAGGGCTCAAAAATAGCAGATGCAATTTTATGtaggcaagtgtgaggtattgcactttgggaggacaaacccaGGTAAGACATGCACAATAAATGGTAGTGCACAGGGGTGCCATAGAACGAAGGCATCCAAGAATATAGAGTTAACAattcctgaaagtggcatcacaggtagataaggtcataaagaaagcatttggtacaatggccttcatgaatcagCTCAttaagtacaagagttgggatgttatgctgaatttGTACAAGACATTGTTGAAGCTGAATTTGAGAGTATtccgtgcagttctggtcatctacttACAGTaaaaaatatcaataagattgaaagtgtgtagagaaaatttacgaggatgttgccagtaCTTGAGGACCAAAGTTATAGGGatgactgaataggttaggacttaattcactgtagtgtaggagaatgaaaggagatttgataaagcaGTCCAAAATTTGAAGAGTACCGGTAGGTTGAATGTATGTAGGTATTTTCCCCTGAGTTGTTGAGAATAGAAGTACAGGTcataaggttgaaaggtgaaatatttaagggtaaaatcaaagaggaaacttcttcacttattGACAGGCTGCACCACAGCCTGATATGTAAACACCAATGCcactgaatggaaaatcctacaaaaagtaatggatatggcccagtccatcacaggtaaagcccatccaaccactgagcacatgtacATAAACCATTGTCACAGGGACAGGAAGACAgtatccatcatcgaggacacccccccacccccaccaacacctagctcatgctctc encodes the following:
- the LOC132381134 gene encoding proline/serine-rich coiled-coil protein 1-like isoform X2; its protein translation is MNLPTDGVAFITEETFDFGISFPAESQESLLENDAEEAFGPVRRSERCLAVGVDVNSNNGNHQKMNEGVLKWSPLSAEKLAEIVKEANRLANQFEKCALKEKENARRQGKEIRSCGDRPKLEKDAKAKIRLLQDERTWKKSPRSPRRDTYFVLDSPNKALLPSVDIQDTSENCLVSESTQAHPDEGLQTTICRLESPSESEQMTSDKPVRTKEGNLSTNSKQAAVKKSELPRPSGLKLPSAFNRKGNVHSLSSSKPYEFPKKDLPLLSTGNLKQSRGVSLNNPVDLSRDSGRSTVLHSKQNKGKPPVTFERKMLSTPFKPTTATNIKQLPNTNRAASTEGSNRKQVSSRPIPPVSSSRLRPGSTLSARAGIKVERGTSEGLKVKGSEKQFQATVTSKHLNLSTADKTVQNRSQPRKVTSSNIKR
- the LOC132381134 gene encoding proline/serine-rich coiled-coil protein 1-like isoform X1, which codes for MNLPTDGVAFITEETFDFGISFPAESQESLLENDAEEAFGPVRRSERCLAVGVDVNSNNGNHQKMNEGVLKWSPLSAEKLAEIVKEANRLANQFEKCALKEKENARRQGKEIRSCGDRPKLEKDAKAKIRLLQDERTWKKSPRSPRRDTYFVLDSPNKALLPSVDIQDTSENCLVSESTQAHPDEGLQTTICRLESPSESEQMTSDKPVRTKEGNLSTNSKQAAVKKQSELPRPSGLKLPSAFNRKGNVHSLSSSKPYEFPKKDLPLLSTGNLKQSRGVSLNNPVDLSRDSGRSTVLHSKQNKGKPPVTFERKMLSTPFKPTTATNIKQLPNTNRAASTEGSNRKQVSSRPIPPVSSSRLRPGSTLSARAGIKVERGTSEGLKVKGSEKQFQATVTSKHLNLSTADKTVQNRSQPRKVTSSNIKR
- the LOC132381134 gene encoding G2 and S phase-expressed protein 1-like isoform X3, which translates into the protein MNEGVLKWSPLSAEKLAEIVKEANRLANQFEKCALKEKENARRQGKEIRSCGDRPKLEKDAKAKIRLLQDERTWKKSPRSPRRDTYFVLDSPNKALLPSVDIQDTSENCLVSESTQAHPDEGLQTTICRLESPSESEQMTSDKPVRTKEGNLSTNSKQAAVKKQSELPRPSGLKLPSAFNRKGNVHSLSSSKPYEFPKKDLPLLSTGNLKQSRGVSLNNPVDLSRDSGRSTVLHSKQNKGKPPVTFERKMLSTPFKPTTATNIKQLPNTNRAASTEGSNRKQVSSRPIPPVSSSRLRPGSTLSARAGIKVERGTSEGLKVKGSEKQFQATVTSKHLNLSTADKTVQNRSQPRKVTSSNIKR